AGAGGCGCCACTCCATCGGGGTTGTGCCAAGTTCCGGCCAATCGCCATTCTTCTACCGGTCTTAAGGCCAGCAGATAGGCTGGCTCCTCGCTTTCCGCAGTCAACGAGTACACTGTCACCCGAGTACCCCGTGGTAGCGTACCGGTGAGGATTGCACGGTGCCAGGTACAGCGTGTGATCTCGCTGTCCTGTGCCAGACTGACCCACATGCCTTCCTTAGGATAGACCGGCAACGAAAGCTCTGCGGTGGTGAGTTCGCCCGACGTGTTGAAAATCGGTGGCGGGTCGGTTGGACATCGGCCTAGACTTGAGAGGTCGAGGGCACCACCAACGAGCACCCGCACGGGTAGTGGCAGGAAGCGGTTTATAGCCTCCTCAGGCCGTGTCGGGGTTTCGAGGATCTGGCCACTGTCTGGATCGAGCACCAACACATGTGCTTCGCCTTCCACTCGAACATAGATCCGGCCGAGGCAATCGACGGCCAGCGAACGGACCGCGCCCAGCTGACCAAAGAAAAGGCGATGGCGGCCGTACGCAGACAATACGTGTATACCACCGTTGGCGGGATCGCTGACGGCGATGTTGCCGTTTACCATCACTGCTACATCTTCCGGCTGCCATGGGATGAGCTCCTGCAGTACGGGTGCGGTCCAGACAGCCTGTACGGTACCACTGACCGCATTCAGTACGAGCACGCGCTGATGGCCGGTATCGCACAGATAGAGTCGGCCACAACCAGCAGCGATGCCTCCAGCATCGAGTGGCAGGCGCGGGTCTTTAGGGTCGCGGCCGAAACAGGGCCAATCGATGAACCGGCAGGTGCAGGGGTCGAAGCGACGCAATCGCCTCTGTGCGCGGTCGAGCAACACGAGTGTGTTACCGGGTAACAGTGCGACATGGTCGGGCCAGGTCAGCCCGCCAAAGCTGCCGGAGGGATCGTTGAGCAAGGCACCGGTCCCCGGCAGTGGAAGTAGCGTTAATCCCCCGTCTCCTGGTGATGCCTCGACTTGCTGCGTCAGCGCCGGGTTGGGTTCGGTACGCCAGCCGGCTCGTCGGTCCAATCGATAGCGTAAAGAATCGTGTGGTGGACGAGCGATGGGCGGTAAGTATGGCGAGTTCACGACCCCTCCTCGTAGCGTACGCTGATGCTGTGAACACCGTTTCTGAGCAGTGCGTTATCTTCCAGGGGCATGTCGGTGCAGATCTTAGCGGTTTCACCCTCCAGCGTGAGCGTTAAGCTGACTACCCGGCGCGTACCGGGCACCAAGAGTCGCTGTAAGACCAACGAATAGAAGATATCGCCGCCGAAGGGCCAGCCCGAGCCTACCTGGTCTAAACCACTGTCTTCGCCACCGGTCAGGGGGTGGAAATAGTGTTCCAGGGCTGCTAAGGCCAACTGCTTCACTTCGGCAAGATCCGCATCGTCCTTGCAGACTAGTTCGGCCGTGACCACTATCTCTCGATAGCGCGGGGCGATGACATACAGTTCCGTGGTGGCGAGTCGGCGCTTATCCAGGTAGGCACAGACGGTTCTCAACGTTCCTTCGGTGGGCATGGGCGCCGGGTCCTCAGGGTCGTCGGGTTCAGGCACAACGATGACGCTCACTACGCCGGGCACAGCGACGCCGGGAAAATCGGGATGGAAAAGCGGCAGGGCCTTAGCTCTCGCGATGCCTCCCGCCCCCCGTGCATGCAACTCGAAATCTTCTTCAGTGACCGCCCGGTCGTGGCTCTTAAGGGTCTGCGGTACGCGCAGCTTGGCTTCGTCCAGCGTCTCCTCATCGCCACCGCCGAAGGCAGGAAACAGGTTGCCAATCTTGGCACTATCGATTCCGCCCACGGCGCCTCGCAACGAATTGATCTGTCTAGCCCCGACATTGCCACGCAATCCCCCGCCGAAACGATACTGCCGGGCGATGATGTTGGCGCGCCGGTTCGGATTGGCGACCGGGATGCGACCCTCCCGGCCATCACCGAAGCGGACTTCGCCGGTGGTGCGGTTCAGCACGTAATGCGTGTCGTCGGGACCGGAGGCGAAGAAGTCGGCGACCTCTTGCCACACCTGCTCGCCGTCGCCTTCATCCACTACCAGGGTAAGGGTGCGATCCAACACCGGTGCACTGGCAAGCTTGAGAACTTGTTCTGGACGGCCGCTGCTGCCACCCAAGATCTCGCCGTCGATGGTTTCAGCCTGCACCGCACTCACCGTATTCGTCCGTATCGCGAGCAGTGTTGGTGCATTCTGGTACGCCCCTGCAGTGAGCCTTGCACGTATCCAGTAATGTGGACTGGTGATCTTACCCATGGACGAGGCCACCATCCGGCCCTTGGGCGGCGCATTAAGGTAAACATGGCCGCTTCGGGTGAATGTGGCCGATTCGTCCTTCAGGAGGTCCAAGGGAAACCAGTCCTTCCCGTCCCAGAACTCCCACTGTAGGGTCACCGGCGGTGGCACGGAAGTGCCGCAGGTAGCGTAGAACGGTCCGGATGCGTGTTGCATTTTCACCCAGACCATCAGGTTGATCTCAACACTTGGGAAGTCCAGGGTCGAAGCAAAGCCCAGCAACAGGGCAGACCCAAGCCGCGCGGTCGGGCCGAAGGGTTGGAAGCCAAGGGTGAGGTCGGCATTGGCGGTGCTCAGGTCTTGGATACTCACGCCGTTGTCGGTTTGTACCGCATCGAGCACGGCGGTAAGTGCGATGAGGGCCCGTTCGGTCTCGAATACTATCGATTTTCCTTGCTCATCGGACAGTTGAGTTTCCACCTGAGTGTGCAGGGGTACGATGACAGAACTGACGGCGAAGGTCGGTTGAACTGGGAAGGTAATTTCAGCCTGTGCCGAGCGTGCCGGGGTCAGTTCCATGCCGAGCAGCTGCAGGAACTTGAGATAGTTGAGCTTGGGCACTTTGCCGAGCCGGGAAATCAACAACTCTGTCATCCAGCCGAATAGTTGCACGATTGCCATTCCGGGTTCGTTTTCGTTCACATCGGTCCACTCCGGCGTGTAGCGCGGAATGCGGGTGCGTGCCTCAGTGACAATGTCGGAGTACCGCCGGTCGTCGATCTTTGGATACTCGTCCCTCAGTGGCATATCAGGAGGCCTCCGTGATGTAGAACGGATAGACGAGATTGCCCATTGCGTTGTTGGCGCGCACGCGGTATTCGATGCGGATCAGGAGCAGACTGGGTTCGGCATCGGTAGTTTCCGGAGCCACGTTCAATACATCGATGCGCGGCTCGTGTGTCACTAGAGCCCGGCGCACATGTTCCACCGCCAAGGCATGGGTGGTGGGGTTGTTGGGAGCGAATAGCAGGTCGTGAATGCCACAGCCAAACTCAGGTTGCATGAGCCTCTCCCCCAAACGTGTACCGAGGATGAAATAGATTGACTCCTCGATGCGGCTCTCGGTGCGAGACAGGGCGAGCTTGCCGCGGGGCGTCACTTGAAGAGGGAACTTGAAACCGGTTCCCAGGAAGGCGCGGCCCTCATCAAATGGTGTAGCCATGTCAGCAACCTCCCACGACTTCGGCGGCAAGTTTCAGGGTCTTTACCAGCTCATCTAAGGTATTCACCACGTCCTGCATTTTTCCCAAGTCGTCCGGCGCGGCCACTGCAGGAATCTTGATGGGGTCGACACCCGCGATGCCGAGAAACGGTTCGGCGAATGACAGCAGCAGGACGATCGGTTCGATAGCTGAGACCATGTGTTGGGCCGAGGTCTGAGCATTTTTCTGCGAGCATTCCAGGGCGGCGAGAAGCTCGGTGTTGCCGGCGGCTTGGGCCGACTGTATTTGAATTGCTAGACCGCCAATAACGTTCATGATGCTCTTGAGCTGTCCGACAATACAGGAGAGCAGTTTGATGATCAGACACAGGAGGTCGCGGACGAACAACGGTATGCCCACTCCAGTGAACTTGGAGATGCACTCAATGAGGGGGGGAGCGGCTTCGATCAATTTCGGTAAGGCTCCCGCGACTTTTGGAACGTCTGCCTTGCCCAGGCCAGTCACTACATCGAGCATGGGCTGTATCACCTTAACGATCTTGAACAGGCAATCAAGGTTGGCAAGGAAGGGGGCCAATTGCAGCACCAACGAGAACGATAGGGTGCAGTCATCGGGTATGGACTTGGTGATGTCAGCGACGCCCTTCAGTGTGCCGCCCATGGGTAGGTTGATCTCTACCTTGCCGGGTTGGGGCATGGGAATGCAGACGGGCTTCTTGAGGAACTCCTCCAAGTCTGGCGGTAACGGAATGTCAATGGTCTTAGTCGCCATACCATTTCCTCTAAATCGGCGGTCCGATCTTGCGGACCAGGCGCGTGCCGATATGTACATCACCGTCTGCCAACAATTGCAGGGCACCCCTGCTGTGGATGACCACCCGCCCGTTAGTCATAGTAACCACGTTGCCGTTAGCGTCTTGGATGATGAGGGCACCCTGATTGCCGCTCGTTGGGGTCGAATCGACGAAGCGGATAGTGTGGCCGTTTCGTGACCGGATCATGCGTTGACGTTCATCCTGAGATGGCGGCGGTTGCTGCGGGTTCCACAGAAACCCGATGACAAAGGGATGGTCCAGATGTCCGTGGTCGAAGGCCAGGATGACTTCGTCGTCGATCTCCGGCATGAAGAACATGCCGCGATCCCCGCCCGCCATAGGTGCAGCGACCGAAACCCATTGCTCCTCCGGTCCCGATAGCCATGGGTAGTTGACCTGGATACGACCCTGCCTTTCCGGGTCCTGAACAGCGGTCACCTTCCCGATGACGATGCCGGCACTGCGTTCTCCACTGTTCATAGCCGCACTCCTGTGTCAGGGTCTTCACGGCGCGCTGAGAACTTGGTGATGTAGCCACTCTGGTTGAAGGTGTGGGTGGTTTCGGTGACGAAATACATACCTGACAGCCGACCGCCGATGTTAGCGAGATGGATTTTAGAGCCAGCCCGGAGATTCGGCAGACCTATGGTGGTACCCTGAACCTTCACCAGCTCCCTGGCGTTGCCCAACAACATATCGCGGGCTAGCTGCCTAGCCTCATCCTCGGTGAATATGGACTGGGTCACCACTCGTTCTTCGCGGGGGTCGCATTGGCTGACGATCTCGGACAGCCCCGGGTTGAGGCCCCGTAACTCGGGTGCGTCTCGGTCGACCGAAACCTCGATGGGTCGCTGCCTAACACGGTCCCAACCCTTCACCGTCACCTTCTTCACTTGAGTGGCTGTGGTCAGAGTGACTTTAAGATCGATCAACCCACTGCCCCAGGCCAGTTGATAGTCAATGGGCCCACTTTGGCTCGTGGAAGGCCCGAAGTAGAGGAACTCTTCGTCTCGCTCCGGCCGCCAGGGATTAGGGGGCCTGCGCACTTCGACCACATAGCTGCGGACGCGTGCGCGACGCCAGAGAAAATCGATGTCGTACTCGTTTTTCTGGCCGACAAATACCAATTGAGGCTCTCGGCTGCGTGCGGCAGTATCAATCTCGATGGGCATGGGAATGCGGCGGGCATCCTGGCCGCTGTTGCGCCACTCCGGATCGGTGAGGCCCTCGAAGCTTTTGGCGATGTCGCTGTCTCGTACCGTGCTTATGCGCGAGTTTGGCCAGTGTCCGTCATACTTTTTGCGGCGCAAACGGTGCAGGATGTTGAGCGCGCGCACCGCCAGCGTATGTGGGCCACCGGAGGAAAAAGTGGGTTCCATAGTGGTGAAGGTACCGGTCATTATCTCGGTCAGGTCGCTGGCATAACCGAGTTTCAGTGTCACCCGCTTCTGGCATGGTTCGAACAATGTCTCCAGTTCTCTCAACGCTGTGTCGTTGCGACTTTGCTCGTCGCCTTCCGAACCCATGTACTTGAAGCGGTTGCGCTTGGAATCCCAGTTGCCAACCACCAGCTCAAAGCCGTCGATTTGGTCGATGTTGTCCTTGTAGGTGACCTCCGTCACGTCTCGTAGCACGGCGTTTTCAAGCTGGACACCGTCGATGGTGATCTCAAAGCGCGGCACCCAGAAGCCTTGGGCGCGACCGCGCGATTCGCTTGCGAGAGTGGCAAGTTCAGTCATCCTGCCCCCTGGACAATGGCGGGGACGGCCAATATCTGTCCCGTTGTGAGCCGTCTCGGATCCTCGATGTCGTTGGCCTCGGCGATCCGGCGCCATTCGCCGGGAAATTCGTAGTAAAGAGCGGCGATGGCGGATAGGGTTTCTCCTGCGGCCAACACGTGGCTATGGGTCCGGTCTGGGGAACTAAGGCCCAATTCGCCAAGTTGTTGCTCGATGGGCTTGTACTCGCGGAGCAGCAAGGTGACCGTAGCACGGAGTGGCACCCCTTCGGGGCTGAATAGAGTGAACTTCTGACGTACGCTTTCGACCACACCAGTAAAAGCATTGCGTCTCTGATTGCCCTCTTGCCGGCCTACCTTGTGTGCGCCTTCATTGACCCACGCGGCGTAGAGACTGTCCCCGGGGAACTTGGCGTTCCATGAAAAGGTCACGACTGGTGGCGCGTGGCGAGCCGGGATAATCTTGACCAGTTGGTAGAACTTGTCGGTTTCCTCTGTCACCGAGCGGGCATTGGCGCCCATGCCGTCATCAGTGGTATCGCAGAACAGCTCTAGGGTCAGTTTCTCTGCATTACCGCGGATGAACTGCTGGATTGGCGCGTCCAAGCCCGGGATGTTGATCTCGGCGATCTGTGCCTGTTTCTCGAAGGACAATTCCTTGGGATTGAATTGAACATTGAAACTAATAGGCTTGCCTTTACCGACATCCACACTAAACGTTCCCTTGGACGGAATGCTCATTGGTGCTCTCTCCCCGCTTCGGTACTGGATGTCCGCTC
The Nitrospira sp. genome window above contains:
- a CDS encoding putative baseplate assembly protein; protein product: MPLRDEYPKIDDRRYSDIVTEARTRIPRYTPEWTDVNENEPGMAIVQLFGWMTELLISRLGKVPKLNYLKFLQLLGMELTPARSAQAEITFPVQPTFAVSSVIVPLHTQVETQLSDEQGKSIVFETERALIALTAVLDAVQTDNGVSIQDLSTANADLTLGFQPFGPTARLGSALLLGFASTLDFPSVEINLMVWVKMQHASGPFYATCGTSVPPPVTLQWEFWDGKDWFPLDLLKDESATFTRSGHVYLNAPPKGRMVASSMGKITSPHYWIRARLTAGAYQNAPTLLAIRTNTVSAVQAETIDGEILGGSSGRPEQVLKLASAPVLDRTLTLVVDEGDGEQVWQEVADFFASGPDDTHYVLNRTTGEVRFGDGREGRIPVANPNRRANIIARQYRFGGGLRGNVGARQINSLRGAVGGIDSAKIGNLFPAFGGGDEETLDEAKLRVPQTLKSHDRAVTEEDFELHARGAGGIARAKALPLFHPDFPGVAVPGVVSVIVVPEPDDPEDPAPMPTEGTLRTVCAYLDKRRLATTELYVIAPRYREIVVTAELVCKDDADLAEVKQLALAALEHYFHPLTGGEDSGLDQVGSGWPFGGDIFYSLVLQRLLVPGTRRVVSLTLTLEGETAKICTDMPLEDNALLRNGVHSISVRYEEGS
- a CDS encoding GPW/gp25 family protein gives rise to the protein MATPFDEGRAFLGTGFKFPLQVTPRGKLALSRTESRIEESIYFILGTRLGERLMQPEFGCGIHDLLFAPNNPTTHALAVEHVRRALVTHEPRIDVLNVAPETTDAEPSLLLIRIEYRVRANNAMGNLVYPFYITEAS
- a CDS encoding phage late control D family protein; this encodes MTELATLASESRGRAQGFWVPRFEITIDGVQLENAVLRDVTEVTYKDNIDQIDGFELVVGNWDSKRNRFKYMGSEGDEQSRNDTALRELETLFEPCQKRVTLKLGYASDLTEIMTGTFTTMEPTFSSGGPHTLAVRALNILHRLRRKKYDGHWPNSRISTVRDSDIAKSFEGLTDPEWRNSGQDARRIPMPIEIDTAARSREPQLVFVGQKNEYDIDFLWRRARVRSYVVEVRRPPNPWRPERDEEFLYFGPSTSQSGPIDYQLAWGSGLIDLKVTLTTATQVKKVTVKGWDRVRQRPIEVSVDRDAPELRGLNPGLSEIVSQCDPREERVVTQSIFTEDEARQLARDMLLGNARELVKVQGTTIGLPNLRAGSKIHLANIGGRLSGMYFVTETTHTFNQSGYITKFSARREDPDTGVRL
- a CDS encoding LysM peptidoglycan-binding domain-containing protein; amino-acid sequence: MSIPSKGTFSVDVGKGKPISFNVQFNPKELSFEKQAQIAEINIPGLDAPIQQFIRGNAEKLTLELFCDTTDDGMGANARSVTEETDKFYQLVKIIPARHAPPVVTFSWNAKFPGDSLYAAWVNEGAHKVGRQEGNQRRNAFTGVVESVRQKFTLFSPEGVPLRATVTLLLREYKPIEQQLGELGLSSPDRTHSHVLAAGETLSAIAALYYEFPGEWRRIAEANDIEDPRRLTTGQILAVPAIVQGAG